One Hordeum vulgare subsp. vulgare chromosome 4H, MorexV3_pseudomolecules_assembly, whole genome shotgun sequence DNA window includes the following coding sequences:
- the LOC123449207 gene encoding protein Barley B recombinant, with amino-acid sequence MDDDGSLSIRNWGFYETMKGNLGLQLMPSVTGGHRDTKPLLPNGTFLQHHTPPHHPPHSHHPRDYGNGEPSGGMPAEPPAIHMDFVRNEAWMHPSQHQHQHQHQHQHQHQHQHQLQHQHQHQHSRELKVLNAVPVGPAPHIGHPGHAVHHHPTGFGMMPDARGAHTLQMMQPQEPPVPDEEKITPPLVEDHSVVGSKPPVKKRQQGRQPKVPKPKKPKKDATPGEDGAPKARAPRSRGPLKPVEMVINGIDFDISRIPTPVCSCTGAPQQCYRWGAGGWQSACCTTSISTYPLPMNTKRRGARIAGRKMSQGAFKKVLEKLAGEGYNLNNPIDLKTFWAKHGTNKFVTIR; translated from the coding sequence ATGGACGACGACGGCAGCTTGAGCATTCGGAATTGGGGCTTCTACGAGACGATGAAAGGAAACCTCGGCCTGCAGCTGATGCCATCTGTGACCGGCGGCCACCGGGACACGAAGCCGCTGCTCCCCAACGGTACCTTCTTGCAGCACCACACCCCCCCGCACCACCCGCCACATTCGCACCACCCCCGCGACTATGGTAACGGCGAACCCTCTGGTGGCATGCCCGCCGAGCCGCCGGCTATTCACATGGACTTTGTGCGCAATGAGGCCTGGATGCACCCCTCGCAGCATCAACATCAGCATCAGCATCAGCACCAGCATCAACATCAGCACCAGCATCAACTTCAGCACCAGCATCAACATCAACATTCCCGTGAGTTGAAGGTCCTTAATGCTGTTCCTGTTGGGCCTGCTCCACACATTGGACATCCTGGACATGCTGTGCATCACCACCCTACAGGTTTTGGGATGATGCCAGATGCGCGTGGTGCGCACACTCTCCAGATGATGCAGCCACAGGAGCCTCCTGTGCCTGATGAGGAAAAAATTACCCCACCGCTGGTTGAAGATCATTCTGTGGTCGGAAGCAAGCCTCCTGTGAAGAAGAGGCAGCAGGGTCGTCAGCCTAAGGTTCCGAAGCCGAAGAAGCCCAAGAAGGATGCTACCCCAGGGGAAGATGGGGCACCCAAGGCCCGTGCACCCCGAAGCAGGGGTCCCCTTAAGCCTGTGGAAATGGTAATTAATGGTATTGATTTTGACATTTCAAGGATACCAACACCTGTGTGCTCATGCACTGGAGCTCCCCAGCAATGCTACCGGTGGGGTGCAGGTGGCTGGCAGTCTGCATGCTGCACAACTTCTATTTCGACATATCCGCTGCCAATGAACACAAAGCGCCGGGGTGCACGTATTGCTGGGAGGAAAATGAGCCAAGGTGCATTCAAGAAGGTTCTTGAGAAGCTAGCTGGTGAAGGGTACAACCTTAATAATCCAATTGACTTGAAGACCTTCTGGGCAAAGCATGGCACGAACAAGTTTGTAACAATCAGGTAA